The Georgenia sp. TF02-10 genome window below encodes:
- the carB gene encoding carbamoyl-phosphate synthase large subunit translates to MPRRTDIASVLVIGSGPIVIGQAAEFDYSGTQAVRVLREEGLRVILVNSNPATIMTDPELADATYVEPITPEVVATIIAKERPDALLPTLGGQTALNTALALHEAGVLAEYGVELIGASIDAINAAEDRERFKEVVARCGAESARSAIARSLPECHAVAAELGYPLVVRPSFTMGGLGSGIARTPEDLDRIAGAGLHYSPTTEVLLEESILGWKEFELELMRDRADNVVVVCSIENVDPVGVHTGDSITVAPALTLTDREYQRLRDVGIAIIREVGVDTGGCNVQFAVEPTTGRVVVIEMNPRVSRSSALASKATGFPIAKIAARLAVGYTLDEIPNDITGSTPASFEPTLDYVVVKVPRFAFEKFPAADPTLTTTMKSVGEAMALGRNFTEALQKAQRSIDKAGLTFHWGGPAPDPDQTAALLESVRTPTEHRLVDVQQAIRGGASVADLYAATGIDPWFLDQLVLLQEVAEQVAGAPALTEQVLRLAKRHGFADAQVGRLRGLGAAAVREVRHAYGLRPVYKTVDTCAAEFAARTPYHYSAYDTETEVAPRTRPAVIILGSGPNRIGQGIEFDYSCVHATLALAERYETVMVNCNPETVSTDYDISDRLYFEPLTFEDVLEVYHAEAAAGPVAGVVVQLGGQTPLSLAQDLADAGVPILGTSPAAIDLAEDRGAFGAVLAAAGLPAPAFGTATSAEQALAVAASIGYPVLVRPSYVLGGRGMEIVYDEPGLRDYLARSAGAPGAADGGHGTAVVGATLPADGGAGRTAGDGGRRAAPLLIDRFLDDAIEIDVDALYDGTDLFLGGVMEHIEEAGIHSGDSACVLPPVTLSAAELDRIRRSTAAIAEGVGVRGLINIQFALVSDVLYVIEANPRASRTVPFVAKATGVPLAKAAALVMAGDSIADLRRRGLLPAGDGGAVDLAEPVAVKEAVLPFKRFATAAGSVVDTLLGPEMRSTGEVMGFDADFPTAFAKSQSAAYGGLPIAGRVFVSVADRDKRSIVFPVTRLVELGFEILATAGTAAVLHRYGVHATVVRKASEGRGPGGEPTIIDLIETGNVDMVINTPGGQGARADGYSIRAATTAADRPIITTAQEFGAAVQGIEAALTGPFGVRSLQDHDAARVARRAGAAGDGRPAAAGPPAQAMSAQASSPPATGTQGTSAQAPAGVAAGPGERP, encoded by the coding sequence ATGCCCCGGCGCACCGACATCGCCAGCGTCCTGGTCATCGGCTCCGGCCCGATCGTCATCGGGCAGGCCGCCGAGTTCGACTACTCCGGCACCCAGGCGGTCCGGGTGCTGCGCGAGGAGGGGCTGCGGGTCATCCTGGTCAACTCCAACCCGGCCACGATCATGACCGACCCCGAGCTGGCCGACGCCACCTACGTCGAGCCGATCACCCCCGAGGTGGTCGCCACGATCATCGCCAAGGAGCGCCCGGACGCGCTGCTGCCCACCCTGGGCGGGCAGACCGCGCTGAACACCGCCCTGGCCCTGCACGAGGCCGGGGTGCTCGCCGAGTACGGCGTCGAGCTCATCGGCGCCTCGATCGACGCGATCAACGCCGCCGAGGACCGCGAGCGGTTCAAGGAGGTCGTCGCCCGGTGCGGGGCGGAGAGCGCCCGCTCGGCCATCGCCCGCAGCCTGCCGGAGTGCCACGCCGTCGCCGCCGAGCTCGGCTACCCGCTGGTGGTCCGGCCCTCCTTCACCATGGGCGGCCTGGGCTCGGGGATCGCCCGCACCCCTGAGGACCTGGACCGGATCGCCGGGGCCGGGCTGCACTACTCGCCGACCACCGAGGTCCTGCTCGAGGAGTCGATCCTGGGGTGGAAGGAGTTCGAGCTGGAGCTCATGCGCGACCGGGCGGACAACGTCGTCGTGGTGTGCTCCATCGAGAACGTGGACCCGGTCGGCGTGCACACCGGGGACTCCATCACCGTCGCGCCCGCGCTGACCCTGACCGACCGGGAGTACCAGCGGCTGCGCGACGTCGGCATCGCGATCATCCGGGAGGTCGGGGTGGACACGGGCGGCTGCAACGTGCAGTTCGCCGTCGAGCCCACCACCGGGCGCGTCGTCGTCATCGAGATGAACCCGCGGGTCTCCCGGTCCTCCGCGCTGGCGTCCAAGGCCACCGGCTTCCCGATCGCCAAGATCGCCGCCCGGCTGGCGGTGGGCTACACCCTGGACGAGATCCCCAACGACATCACCGGCTCCACCCCGGCGAGCTTCGAGCCGACCCTGGACTACGTCGTCGTAAAGGTCCCGCGGTTCGCGTTCGAGAAGTTCCCGGCCGCCGACCCGACCCTGACCACCACGATGAAGTCGGTGGGCGAGGCGATGGCGCTCGGCCGGAACTTCACCGAGGCGCTGCAGAAGGCGCAGCGCTCGATCGACAAGGCGGGGCTGACGTTCCACTGGGGCGGCCCGGCGCCGGACCCGGACCAGACCGCCGCCCTGCTGGAGTCGGTGCGCACGCCCACCGAGCACCGCCTGGTCGACGTCCAGCAGGCCATCCGCGGCGGGGCGAGCGTGGCCGACCTCTACGCCGCCACCGGCATCGACCCGTGGTTCCTCGACCAGCTCGTCCTGCTGCAGGAGGTCGCCGAGCAGGTCGCCGGCGCCCCGGCGCTGACCGAGCAGGTCTTGCGCCTGGCCAAGCGGCACGGCTTCGCCGACGCCCAGGTCGGCCGGCTGCGCGGGCTCGGCGCGGCGGCGGTGCGGGAGGTCCGCCACGCCTACGGGCTGCGGCCGGTGTACAAGACGGTGGACACCTGCGCCGCCGAGTTCGCCGCCCGCACCCCCTACCACTACTCCGCCTACGACACCGAGACCGAGGTGGCCCCGCGGACCCGGCCGGCGGTGATCATCCTCGGCTCCGGCCCGAACCGGATCGGCCAGGGCATCGAGTTCGACTACTCCTGCGTGCACGCCACCCTGGCGCTGGCCGAGCGGTACGAGACCGTCATGGTCAACTGCAACCCGGAGACGGTCTCCACCGACTACGACATCTCCGACCGGCTCTACTTCGAGCCGCTGACCTTCGAGGACGTCCTGGAGGTCTACCACGCCGAGGCCGCCGCCGGCCCGGTGGCCGGGGTGGTGGTCCAGCTCGGCGGGCAGACCCCGCTGTCCCTGGCCCAGGACCTGGCCGACGCCGGCGTGCCGATCCTGGGCACCTCCCCGGCCGCCATCGACCTGGCCGAGGACCGCGGCGCCTTCGGCGCGGTGCTGGCCGCGGCCGGGCTGCCCGCGCCGGCGTTCGGGACGGCCACCTCGGCGGAGCAGGCGCTGGCGGTGGCCGCCAGCATCGGCTACCCGGTCCTGGTCCGGCCCAGCTACGTCCTGGGCGGGCGGGGCATGGAGATCGTCTACGACGAGCCGGGGCTGCGGGACTACCTCGCCCGGTCCGCGGGCGCCCCGGGTGCCGCCGACGGCGGCCACGGGACCGCCGTCGTCGGCGCCACCCTGCCCGCCGACGGCGGCGCCGGCCGGACCGCCGGCGACGGCGGCCGCCGCGCCGCCCCGCTGCTCATCGACAGGTTCCTCGACGACGCCATCGAGATCGACGTCGACGCCCTCTACGACGGCACCGACCTCTTCCTCGGCGGGGTGATGGAGCACATCGAGGAGGCCGGCATCCACTCCGGGGACTCCGCCTGCGTGCTGCCGCCGGTGACCCTCTCGGCCGCCGAGCTGGACCGGATCCGCCGCTCCACCGCCGCGATCGCCGAAGGGGTGGGCGTGCGCGGGCTGATCAACATCCAGTTCGCGCTGGTCTCCGACGTGCTCTACGTCATCGAGGCCAACCCGCGCGCCTCGCGCACCGTGCCGTTCGTCGCCAAGGCCACCGGCGTGCCGCTGGCCAAGGCGGCGGCCCTGGTGATGGCCGGGGACAGCATCGCCGACCTGCGCCGGCGCGGCCTGCTGCCCGCGGGCGACGGCGGCGCCGTCGACCTGGCCGAGCCGGTGGCGGTGAAGGAGGCGGTGCTGCCGTTCAAGCGCTTCGCCACCGCCGCCGGGTCGGTCGTGGACACCCTGCTCGGCCCGGAGATGCGCTCGACCGGGGAGGTGATGGGGTTCGACGCGGACTTCCCGACGGCGTTCGCGAAGTCCCAGTCGGCGGCGTACGGCGGGCTGCCCATCGCGGGGCGGGTGTTCGTCTCGGTGGCGGACCGGGACAAGCGGTCCATCGTCTTCCCGGTCACCCGGCTGGTCGAGCTCGGCTTCGAGATCCTGGCCACCGCCGGCACCGCCGCCGTGCTGCACCGCTACGGCGTGCACGCCACGGTGGTGCGCAAGGCGTCCGAGGGCCGCGGGCCGGGCGGGGAGCCGACCATCATCGACCTCATCGAGACCGGCAACGTCGACATGGTGATCAACACCCCCGGCGGGCAGGGGGCCCGCGCCGACGGCTACTCGATCCGGGCCGCGACGACGGCGGCCGACCGGCCCATCATCACCACCGCGCAGGAGTTCGGCGCCGCGGTGCAGGGCATCGAGGCCGCCCTCACCGGGCCCTTCGGGGTGCGGAGCCTGCAGGACCACGACGCCGCCCGCGTCGCCCGGCGGGCGGGCGCCGCGGGGGACGGGCGCCCGGCTGCTGCCGGTCCGCCCGCGCAGGCCATGTCCGCGCAGGCCAGCTCTCCGCCGGCCACGGGCACGCAGGGCACCTCCGCGCAGGCCCCGGCTGGCGTGGCGGCCGGGCCGGGGGAGCGGCCGTGA
- a CDS encoding aspartate carbamoyltransferase catalytic subunit: MRHLLAAADLSHAGAVEVLDTAEAMAATQGRVIRKLPTLRGRTVINLFFEDSTRTRISFEAAAKRLSADVINFAAKGSSVAKGESLKDTAQTLQAMGADGVVIRHHASGAPHRLAHAGWIDVPVLNAGDGTHQHPTQALLDAFTLRRHLHHGPTTTAPAPQGSDLAGARVVIVGDVLHSRVARSDVELLTTLGAQVTLVAPPTLLPVGTAGWPATVRYDLDEAIAADAPDAVMMLRVQHERMSAAGGGFFPSPLEYHRRYGLDGARLRALPDHAVVMHPGPMNRGLEISAEAADSPRSVITEQVANGVSVRMAVLYLLLAGEGVDGDPPGSPAADGGTPTPAVGAGTATPTAGTAAPAVGAGTTTPDPTTPAPTGGPAL, encoded by the coding sequence ATGAGGCACCTGCTCGCCGCCGCCGACCTCTCCCACGCCGGCGCCGTGGAGGTCCTGGACACCGCCGAGGCGATGGCCGCGACCCAGGGCCGGGTGATCCGCAAGCTGCCCACCCTGCGCGGGCGCACCGTGATCAACCTCTTCTTCGAGGACTCCACCCGGACCCGGATCTCCTTCGAGGCCGCCGCCAAGCGGCTGAGCGCGGACGTGATCAACTTCGCCGCCAAGGGCTCCAGCGTCGCCAAGGGCGAGTCGCTGAAGGACACCGCCCAGACCCTGCAGGCGATGGGCGCGGACGGCGTCGTCATCCGCCACCACGCCTCCGGCGCCCCGCACCGGCTGGCGCACGCCGGCTGGATCGACGTCCCGGTCCTCAACGCCGGCGACGGCACCCACCAGCACCCCACCCAGGCGCTGCTGGACGCCTTCACGCTGCGCCGCCACCTCCACCACGGGCCGACCACTACGGCGCCCGCGCCGCAGGGCAGCGACCTCGCCGGCGCGCGGGTGGTGATCGTCGGGGACGTGCTCCACTCTCGGGTGGCCCGCTCGGACGTGGAGCTGCTCACCACCCTCGGCGCCCAGGTCACCCTCGTCGCCCCGCCGACGCTGCTGCCGGTGGGCACCGCCGGCTGGCCGGCCACCGTGCGCTACGACCTGGACGAGGCCATCGCCGCCGACGCCCCGGACGCGGTGATGATGCTCCGGGTCCAGCATGAGCGGATGTCCGCCGCCGGCGGGGGGTTCTTCCCCTCCCCGCTGGAGTACCACCGCCGGTACGGCCTCGACGGCGCCCGGCTGCGGGCCCTGCCCGACCACGCCGTCGTCATGCACCCGGGACCGATGAACCGGGGCCTGGAGATCAGCGCCGAGGCGGCCGACTCCCCGCGGTCGGTGATCACCGAGCAGGTCGCAAACGGGGTCAGCGTCCGGATGGCGGTGCTCTACCTGCTGCTCGCGGGGGAGGGCGTCGACGGCGACCCGCCCGGGAGTCCTGCCGCCGACGGCGGCACCCCCACGCCCGCCGTCGGCGCGGGCACCGCCACCCCCACCGCGGGCACCGCCGCCCCCGCCGTCGGCGCGGGCACCACCACCCCCGACCCCACCACCCCCGCCCCCACCGGAGGACCAGCCCTGTGA
- the carA gene encoding glutamine-hydrolyzing carbamoyl-phosphate synthase small subunit: MTATLSEVTGTAPRGARREPALIVLEDGLVLRGNAYAATGRTVGEIVFATGMTGYQETLTDPSYHRQIVVMTAPHIGNTGVNDEDTESTRVWVAGFVVRDAARRASSWRAQRELEDELADQGVVGICDVDTRALTRHLRDRGVMRAGIFSGAALPAGAAHLSEQAREVLLDVVRESPPMRGADLAGEVTTPAAYVVEPAGAHAGREPVATVVAVDLGIKARTPQQMAERGLRMHVVPQQVTLAEVLALEPDGVFFSNGPGDPEAATHEVDLLRGVLDAGVPFFGICFGNQLLGRALGYGTFKLEYGHRGVNQPVLDKTTGKVEITAHNHGFAVDAPVGEPSVAPYDGGRYGRVEVSHVALNDNVVEGLRALDVPAFSVQYHPEAAAGPHDAEHLFDRFVRLIRERRGDGGGTSGSGTSGDGAGTSGAAGSGAAGSGALGTTEGTGPAESATTPDPTTESEAR, from the coding sequence ATGACCGCGACCCTGTCCGAGGTCACCGGCACCGCCCCCCGCGGGGCCCGGCGCGAGCCGGCCCTGATCGTCCTGGAGGACGGGCTGGTGCTGCGCGGCAACGCCTACGCGGCCACCGGCCGCACGGTGGGCGAGATCGTCTTCGCCACCGGCATGACCGGCTACCAGGAGACGCTGACCGACCCCTCCTACCACCGGCAGATCGTCGTGATGACCGCCCCGCACATCGGCAACACCGGGGTCAACGACGAGGACACCGAGTCCACGCGGGTCTGGGTGGCCGGGTTCGTCGTGCGGGACGCGGCCCGCCGGGCCTCCAGCTGGCGGGCCCAGCGCGAGCTCGAGGACGAGCTGGCCGACCAGGGCGTCGTCGGCATCTGCGACGTCGACACCCGGGCGCTGACCCGGCACCTGCGCGACCGGGGCGTCATGCGGGCCGGGATCTTCTCCGGCGCGGCGCTGCCGGCCGGCGCGGCGCACCTGAGCGAGCAGGCCCGCGAGGTGCTGCTGGACGTGGTCCGGGAGTCCCCGCCGATGCGCGGGGCGGACCTGGCCGGGGAGGTCACCACCCCGGCGGCCTACGTGGTGGAGCCGGCCGGCGCGCACGCCGGGCGGGAGCCGGTGGCCACCGTCGTCGCGGTGGACCTGGGGATCAAGGCCCGCACCCCCCAGCAGATGGCCGAGCGGGGCCTGCGAATGCACGTCGTCCCGCAGCAGGTCACCCTCGCCGAGGTGCTCGCGCTGGAGCCGGACGGGGTGTTCTTCTCGAACGGGCCGGGCGACCCGGAGGCGGCCACCCACGAGGTGGACCTGCTGCGCGGGGTGCTGGACGCCGGCGTGCCGTTCTTCGGGATCTGCTTTGGCAACCAGCTGCTCGGCCGGGCGCTGGGCTACGGCACCTTCAAGCTCGAGTACGGCCACCGCGGCGTCAACCAGCCGGTGCTGGACAAGACCACCGGCAAGGTGGAGATCACCGCCCACAACCACGGCTTCGCCGTCGACGCCCCGGTGGGGGAGCCGTCGGTGGCGCCCTACGACGGCGGCCGGTACGGCCGGGTGGAGGTCTCCCACGTCGCGCTGAACGACAACGTCGTGGAGGGCCTGCGCGCCCTGGACGTCCCGGCCTTCTCGGTGCAGTACCACCCGGAGGCGGCCGCCGGCCCGCACGACGCCGAGCACCTCTTCGACCGGTTCGTCCGGCTGATCCGCGAGCGCCGCGGCGACGGCGGCGGCACCAGCGGCTCCGGCACCAGCGGCGACGGCGCCGGCACCAGCGGCGCCGCCGGCAGCGGCGCCGCTGGCAGCGGTGCCCTCGGCACGACCGAGGGCACCGGCCCCGCTGAGTCCGCGACCACCCCCGACCCCACCACCGAGAGCGAGGCCCGCTGA
- a CDS encoding shikimate kinase — translation MSAPTVILIGPPGAGKSVVAGEIGRRLGLPVVDTDEALAERAGTTVGDLFLDLGEEVFRERERAVVADAMARPGVLALGSGAVAAATDELDRYRADGGTVVFLDVALSAAVPRLGLNAPRAVVVGSPRATFAALAEARRPVYAAAASRVVDTTNLGVAEVADAVVVHLGATRAEPGALPRDLDPQLSSPQT, via the coding sequence GTGAGCGCACCCACCGTCATCCTGATCGGCCCGCCGGGGGCGGGGAAGTCCGTCGTCGCCGGCGAGATCGGCCGGCGCCTGGGCCTGCCGGTGGTCGACACCGACGAGGCCCTCGCCGAGCGCGCGGGCACCACCGTCGGGGACCTCTTCCTCGACCTCGGCGAGGAGGTCTTCCGGGAGCGGGAGCGGGCGGTGGTCGCCGACGCCATGGCCCGGCCGGGCGTCCTGGCGCTGGGCAGCGGCGCCGTCGCCGCCGCCACCGACGAGCTGGACCGGTACCGGGCCGACGGCGGGACGGTGGTCTTTCTCGACGTCGCCCTGTCCGCGGCCGTGCCGCGGCTCGGGCTCAACGCCCCGCGTGCGGTCGTCGTGGGCAGCCCGCGGGCGACGTTCGCGGCGCTGGCCGAGGCCCGCCGCCCGGTCTACGCCGCGGCCGCCTCGAGAGTGGTGGACACCACTAACCTGGGTGTGGCCGAGGTCGCCGACGCCGTTGTCGTGCACCTCGGCGCCACCCGGGCAGAGCCGGGTGCGCTGCCCCGGGACCTTGATCCGCAGCTATCAAGTCCGCAGACTTGA
- a CDS encoding ribbon-helix-helix protein, CopG family, with translation MRKRHRSVVGAQTSGLKGMLVPMKRTALMLPDALHARLRQEAQRRGTTVGAIIRAALEAYLGPGLEPPPARRGSSRVQRPRRRLRAHRGVARSRDGAIAESPATLASSAPR, from the coding sequence ATGCGCAAAAGGCACAGATCGGTCGTCGGGGCACAGACCAGCGGACTGAAAGGCATGCTGGTGCCTATGAAGCGGACCGCCCTCATGCTCCCGGACGCGCTCCACGCCCGGCTGCGCCAGGAAGCCCAGCGCCGCGGAACGACCGTCGGCGCCATCATCCGTGCGGCGCTCGAGGCCTACCTCGGCCCGGGGCTCGAGCCGCCGCCGGCTCGGCGCGGCAGCAGCCGGGTGCAGCGGCCGCGGCGACGTCTCCGAGCGCATCGAGGAGTTGCTCGCAGCCGAGACGGGGCGATAGCGGAATCGCCGGCGACGCTGGCGTCCTCGGCACCGAGGTAG
- a CDS encoding CinA family protein: MTQTVLDGAQPLLARIAEHVDGSGRTVAVAESLTAGLIATQLGAAEASSTWFAGGVVAYTSETKYEVLGVERGPVVTAACAEQMAAGVARLLRADVAVAVTGVGGPTEEEGKPAGTVFVGGCRGGRTVSEEHHLDGGPPEVLQATTLRALDLLGRLLAEESAH, translated from the coding sequence GTGACCCAGACCGTCCTGGACGGCGCCCAGCCGCTCCTCGCCCGCATCGCAGAGCACGTCGACGGATCCGGCCGCACGGTCGCCGTCGCCGAGTCCCTGACCGCCGGCCTCATCGCCACCCAGCTCGGGGCGGCGGAGGCGTCCTCCACCTGGTTCGCCGGCGGGGTGGTGGCCTACACCTCGGAGACGAAGTACGAGGTCCTGGGGGTCGAGCGGGGCCCGGTCGTCACGGCCGCGTGCGCGGAGCAAATGGCGGCGGGCGTCGCCCGGCTGCTCCGGGCCGACGTCGCGGTCGCGGTCACCGGGGTGGGCGGGCCCACCGAGGAGGAGGGGAAGCCCGCGGGCACCGTGTTCGTCGGCGGCTGCCGCGGCGGCCGGACCGTCAGCGAGGAGCACCACCTCGACGGCGGGCCCCCGGAGGTCCTGCAGGCCACCACCCTGCGCGCCCTGGACCTCCTCGGCCGGCTGCTGGCGGAGGAGTCGGCGCACTGA
- the efp gene encoding elongation factor P, whose amino-acid sequence MATTNDLKNGLVLNIDGQLWQVVGFQHVKPGKGPAFVRTKIKNVLSGKTVDRTFNAGVKVDTATVDRRDMQYLYRDGDDFVFMDSSTYEQIPIPAETVGDAAHFLLENQDAVVATHEGSVLFVELPASVVLEVTYTEPGLQGDRSSAGTKPATLATGYEIQVPLFVETGNKVKVDTRSGDYLSRVS is encoded by the coding sequence GTGGCGACGACCAACGACCTGAAGAACGGTCTGGTGCTCAACATCGACGGACAGCTGTGGCAGGTCGTGGGGTTCCAGCACGTCAAGCCCGGCAAGGGGCCGGCGTTCGTGCGCACCAAGATCAAGAACGTCCTCTCCGGCAAGACCGTGGACCGGACGTTCAACGCGGGCGTGAAGGTGGACACCGCGACCGTGGACCGGCGCGACATGCAGTACCTGTACCGGGACGGCGACGACTTCGTCTTCATGGACTCCAGCACCTACGAGCAGATCCCGATCCCGGCCGAGACCGTCGGGGACGCGGCGCACTTCCTGCTGGAGAACCAGGACGCGGTGGTCGCCACGCACGAGGGCAGCGTGCTGTTCGTCGAGCTCCCGGCCTCGGTGGTGCTGGAGGTCACCTACACCGAGCCCGGCCTGCAGGGCGACCGGTCCTCCGCCGGGACCAAGCCTGCCACCCTGGCGACCGGGTATGAGATCCAGGTCCCGCTGTTCGTCGAGACCGGCAACAAGGTCAAGGTCGACACCCGCTCCGGGGACTACCTGAGCCGCGTCAGCTGA
- a CDS encoding dihydroorotase: MTAYLIRGARPLGGAPADLLLAGGVIEAVGADAARAAQSATDVVTLEADGLVALPGLVDLHTHLREPGREDAETVATGTRAAALGGFTAVHAMANTAPVADTAGVVEQVWNLGRQAGWVDVRPVGAVSVGLAGEVLAELGAMAASAARVRVFSDDGRCVADPVLMRRALEYVKSVDGVIAQHAQEPRLTEGAQMHEGAVSAELGLTGWPAVAEESIIARDVLLAEHVGSRLHVCHLSTAGSVDIVRWAKARGIAVTAEVTPHHLLLTDELARSYDPRFKVNPPLRTAEDVEAVRAGLADGTIDVVATDHAPHPAEDKDCEWAAGAFGMTGLETALPVVQEVMVDAGRLGWADVARVLSTAPARIGRVADQGRPLAVGEPANVTLVDPAARRVVAPAAQASRSRNTPFAGRELPGRVVATFLHGRATVLDGAPVPRETAAGTPDGGAGTRDAGAPSRGTGAARPAAAPHDAAPGTPAGVPPAHDDGAPRAREEVRG, encoded by the coding sequence GTGACCGCCTACCTCATCCGCGGGGCCCGGCCGCTCGGCGGCGCCCCGGCGGACCTGCTCCTCGCCGGCGGCGTCATCGAGGCCGTCGGCGCCGACGCCGCCCGCGCGGCCCAGTCCGCCACCGACGTCGTCACTCTCGAGGCGGACGGCCTGGTCGCCCTGCCCGGCCTGGTCGACCTGCACACCCACCTGCGCGAGCCCGGCCGGGAGGACGCCGAGACCGTCGCCACCGGCACCCGCGCCGCCGCCCTCGGCGGGTTCACCGCCGTGCACGCGATGGCCAACACCGCCCCGGTCGCGGACACCGCCGGCGTGGTGGAGCAGGTGTGGAACCTGGGCCGGCAGGCCGGCTGGGTGGACGTGCGCCCGGTCGGGGCGGTGTCGGTCGGGCTGGCCGGGGAGGTCCTCGCCGAGCTCGGCGCGATGGCCGCGTCCGCGGCCCGGGTCCGGGTCTTCTCCGACGATGGCCGGTGCGTGGCCGACCCGGTCCTGATGCGCCGGGCGCTGGAGTACGTCAAGAGCGTCGACGGCGTGATCGCCCAGCACGCCCAGGAGCCCCGGCTGACCGAGGGCGCCCAGATGCACGAGGGGGCGGTCTCCGCCGAGCTCGGCCTGACCGGCTGGCCGGCGGTGGCCGAGGAGTCGATCATCGCCCGGGACGTCCTGCTCGCCGAGCACGTCGGCTCCCGGCTGCACGTGTGCCACCTGTCCACCGCCGGCAGCGTGGACATCGTCCGCTGGGCCAAGGCCCGCGGCATCGCGGTCACCGCCGAGGTCACCCCGCACCACCTGCTGCTCACCGACGAGCTCGCCCGCTCCTACGACCCCCGGTTCAAGGTCAACCCGCCGCTGCGCACCGCCGAGGACGTCGAGGCGGTGCGGGCCGGCCTGGCCGACGGCACGATCGACGTCGTCGCCACCGACCACGCCCCGCACCCGGCCGAGGACAAGGACTGCGAGTGGGCCGCCGGCGCGTTCGGGATGACCGGGCTGGAGACCGCCCTGCCGGTGGTCCAGGAGGTCATGGTCGACGCCGGCCGGCTGGGCTGGGCCGACGTCGCCCGGGTGCTCTCGACCGCCCCGGCCCGGATCGGCCGGGTCGCCGACCAGGGCCGGCCCCTCGCCGTCGGCGAGCCGGCCAACGTGACGCTGGTGGACCCGGCCGCACGGCGGGTGGTCGCCCCCGCCGCCCAGGCCAGCCGCAGCCGCAACACCCCGTTCGCCGGCCGGGAGCTGCCCGGCCGGGTGGTGGCCACGTTCCTGCACGGCCGGGCCACCGTGCTCGACGGCGCGCCCGTGCCGCGGGAGACCGCCGCGGGCACGCCCGACGGCGGCGCGGGGACCCGGGACGCCGGTGCACCGAGCCGCGGCACCGGCGCGGCGAGGCCGGCCGCCGCCCCGCACGACGCCGCCCCCGGTACGCCGGCCGGCGTCCCCCCGGCCCACGACGACGGCGCCCCCCGGGCGCGAGAGGAGGTCCGCGGATGA
- the nusB gene encoding transcription antitermination factor NusB encodes MAARTKARRRALDVLFEADQKGRSTPAGLLALLAERREVTVAQGPFPPYAAEIVTGVAEHLPEIDELLSTYSQGWALDRMPVVDRCILRLGTWELLYNDDVPDAVAVDEAVGLATELSTEESPGFVNGLLGRLLELKPTL; translated from the coding sequence GTGGCCGCCCGCACCAAGGCCCGCCGCCGCGCCCTCGACGTCCTCTTCGAGGCCGACCAGAAGGGCCGCAGCACCCCCGCCGGCCTGCTCGCGCTGCTCGCCGAGCGCCGGGAGGTCACCGTCGCGCAGGGACCCTTCCCGCCGTACGCCGCGGAGATCGTCACCGGCGTGGCCGAGCACCTGCCGGAGATCGACGAGCTGCTGAGCACCTACTCCCAGGGGTGGGCGCTGGACCGGATGCCGGTGGTCGACCGGTGCATCCTGCGGCTGGGCACCTGGGAGCTGCTGTACAACGACGACGTCCCGGACGCCGTCGCCGTGGACGAGGCGGTCGGCTTGGCCACCGAGCTGTCCACCGAGGAGTCCCCGGGGTTTGTCAACGGACTGCTCGGCCGGCTGCTGGAGCTCAAGCCCACGCTCTGA
- the pyrR gene encoding bifunctional pyr operon transcriptional regulator/uracil phosphoribosyltransferase PyrR: MPASPGPERQVLAAPDISRSLTRIAHEILERNRGADDVVLLGIPTRGVPLAHRVAARIAATEGGRPVPTGALDITMYRDDLRDHPTRTLGRTVLPADGVDDKVVVLVDDVLYSGRTVRAALDALQDLGRPRAVQLAVLVDRGHRELPIRADFVGKNLPTARRERVRVQLAETDDGAPDAVTIAAGPAPAGSPAGPAPAGPAPATQAPAGAARGEAR; encoded by the coding sequence ATGCCCGCGAGCCCCGGCCCGGAACGCCAGGTGCTCGCCGCCCCCGACATCTCCCGGTCCCTGACCCGGATCGCCCACGAGATCCTCGAGCGCAACCGCGGCGCCGACGACGTCGTCCTGCTCGGCATCCCCACCCGCGGCGTCCCGCTCGCGCACCGGGTCGCCGCGCGGATCGCCGCCACCGAGGGCGGCCGCCCGGTACCCACCGGCGCCCTCGACATCACCATGTACCGCGACGACCTGCGCGACCACCCCACCCGCACCCTGGGCCGCACCGTCCTGCCGGCCGACGGGGTGGACGACAAGGTCGTCGTCCTCGTCGACGACGTCCTGTACTCCGGGCGCACCGTCCGCGCCGCGCTGGACGCCCTGCAGGACCTGGGCCGGCCCCGCGCCGTCCAGCTCGCCGTGCTGGTGGACCGCGGCCACCGCGAGCTGCCGATCCGGGCCGACTTTGTCGGCAAGAACCTGCCCACCGCCCGCCGCGAGCGGGTCCGGGTCCAGCTCGCCGAGACCGACGACGGCGCCCCCGACGCGGTGACCATCGCCGCCGGCCCCGCACCGGCCGGCTCACCCGCCGGCCCGGCACCCGCCGGCCCCGCACCGGCCACCCAGGCACCAGCCGGCGCCGCCCGGGGGGAGGCCCGATGA